The following proteins come from a genomic window of Deltaproteobacteria bacterium:
- the rplL gene encoding 50S ribosomal protein L7/L12, giving the protein MADINAIADQLSTLTVMEAAQLAKLLEEKWGVSAAAPVAIAAIPGAGGAGAAAAPAEEKTEFDVVLLSGGDKKIQVIKEVRAITGLGLKEAKDLVEGAPKPLKEGVSKDEAAKIKKQIEEQGGQVDIK; this is encoded by the coding sequence ATGGCCGACATCAACGCAATCGCTGATCAGCTCTCGACCCTTACCGTCATGGAGGCGGCGCAGCTCGCGAAGCTCCTCGAAGAGAAGTGGGGCGTGTCCGCCGCTGCTCCGGTCGCCATCGCGGCGATCCCGGGCGCGGGTGGCGCGGGTGCCGCCGCGGCTCCGGCCGAGGAGAAGACCGAGTTCGACGTGGTCCTCCTCTCCGGCGGCGACAAGAAGATCCAGGTGATCAAGGAAGTCCGCGCGATCACCGGTCTCGGGCTGAAGGAAGCGAAGGATCTCGTCGAAGGCGCGCCCAAGCCCCTCAAGGAAGGCGTTTCCAAGGACGAGGCCGCCAAGATCAAGAAGCAGATCGAAGAGCAGGGCGGCCAGGTCGACATCAAGTAA